The following coding sequences are from one Arthrobacter crystallopoietes window:
- a CDS encoding GNAT family N-acetyltransferase yields MPLFEPLTLTGKYVRLQPLRRRHMPELEDAVRDGELWNLWYTRVPSPETMELEIRRRMEKQDQGTMLPFTVSRISDGVVLGMTTFCNIDTDTPRVEIGYTWTRASAQGTGVNPDSKMLLMTHAFEKLGCRAVEFRTHWMNRQSREAIERLGAKQDGVLRNHTKMPDGTVRDTVVYSVLDSEWPIVKRGLQARLDKVRPETVRA; encoded by the coding sequence ATGCCACTGTTCGAGCCGCTGACCCTGACCGGTAAGTACGTCCGACTGCAGCCTTTACGCAGGCGCCACATGCCTGAATTGGAGGATGCTGTACGTGACGGCGAGCTGTGGAACCTTTGGTACACGCGGGTTCCCTCCCCGGAGACCATGGAACTGGAGATCCGCCGCCGGATGGAGAAACAGGACCAGGGGACCATGCTGCCGTTCACTGTCAGCCGGATTTCCGACGGCGTCGTCCTGGGCATGACCACCTTCTGCAATATCGACACGGACACCCCGCGTGTGGAGATCGGCTACACCTGGACACGTGCCAGCGCACAAGGGACCGGAGTGAACCCTGACAGCAAGATGCTCCTGATGACCCACGCCTTCGAAAAGCTCGGCTGCCGCGCCGTTGAGTTCCGGACGCACTGGATGAACCGCCAGTCCCGCGAAGCCATCGAACGGCTCGGTGCAAAGCAGGACGGCGTCCTGCGCAACCACACGAAAATGCCGGACGGAACCGTGCGCGACACCGTTGTCTACTCCGTCCTCGATTCCGAGTGGCCCATCGTCAAGCGCGGGCTCCAGGCCCGGCTGGACAAGGTCCGCCCCGAAACGGTGAGGGCATGA
- a CDS encoding ABC-F family ATP-binding cassette domain-containing protein gives MSAHIQLSHLSHGYGGRLLLDNVSLVVPFGEHLAIIGENGAGKSTLLRLLAGLEQQDAGTVTVHGSHGYLGQTLDLPPSFSVGQAIDASLSGLRAMETELRGLEAAMAGGKEQENGRYDELLAAYRLRDGYAADARVDGALDGLGLGQVTRDRMIGSLSGGEQGRLALACLLADPAPVLLLDEPTNHLDNSAVEWLEHALAAHPGTVVAVSHDRTFLQRVATTVVEVDADRRSLARYGNGYTGYLREKAAERQRWVQAYGTWLDAVAAERAKIARHREQFGDVPDRPDKDKMAFSYKTSTVESARTSRLRNAQERLRRLQAQPVQRPPEPLKLAADFGGTGLTGTMLEASGVVVEGRLHVAKLQLAAGQKLLVSGPNGAGKTTLLDVLAGRLVPDSGTVSRHGELGYLPQELAPPAHPTHRLLQAFSAGLPGDTEEHAEKLLALGLFRTVDFFVPVGALSVGQYRRLALARLLVGHYDVLLFDEPTNHLAPALVGELEEALAAYAGTLVMVSHDRQLGAWFAGRFGGTGAGAELRLVDGRVASFPVPV, from the coding sequence TTGTCCGCTCATATTCAGCTCTCACACCTTTCGCACGGCTATGGCGGCCGCCTCCTGCTGGACAACGTCAGCCTTGTCGTTCCGTTCGGCGAACACCTGGCCATCATCGGCGAGAACGGCGCGGGCAAGTCCACCTTGCTCAGGCTGCTGGCCGGTCTCGAACAGCAGGACGCCGGAACCGTGACCGTGCACGGCTCCCACGGTTACCTGGGGCAGACGCTGGATCTGCCGCCGTCGTTCTCCGTTGGGCAGGCCATCGACGCGTCCTTGTCCGGGCTGCGCGCCATGGAAACGGAGCTCCGCGGGCTCGAGGCCGCGATGGCCGGCGGCAAGGAACAGGAAAACGGCCGGTATGACGAACTGCTCGCGGCCTACCGGCTGCGCGATGGCTACGCCGCGGATGCCCGCGTGGATGGTGCGCTGGACGGGCTGGGCCTGGGGCAGGTCACCAGGGACAGGATGATCGGCTCGCTCTCCGGCGGTGAACAGGGGCGCCTCGCGCTCGCCTGCCTGCTGGCGGATCCCGCGCCGGTCCTGCTGCTGGACGAGCCGACCAACCACCTGGACAACAGCGCCGTCGAGTGGCTGGAACATGCCCTCGCCGCGCACCCGGGCACCGTCGTCGCCGTTTCGCATGACCGGACCTTCCTGCAACGCGTCGCCACCACGGTGGTGGAGGTGGACGCGGACCGCCGCAGCCTAGCGCGCTACGGCAACGGGTACACCGGTTACCTGCGGGAAAAGGCGGCCGAGCGCCAGCGCTGGGTGCAGGCCTACGGTACCTGGCTGGATGCGGTGGCGGCGGAAAGGGCGAAAATCGCCCGGCACCGGGAGCAGTTCGGTGACGTTCCGGACCGCCCCGACAAGGACAAGATGGCCTTCTCCTACAAGACCAGCACCGTGGAGTCGGCCCGGACCAGCCGGCTGCGCAACGCCCAGGAACGGCTGCGCCGGCTGCAGGCCCAACCGGTCCAGCGGCCGCCCGAACCGCTGAAGCTGGCCGCGGACTTCGGCGGTACCGGCCTGACCGGAACGATGCTGGAGGCTTCCGGCGTCGTTGTTGAAGGCAGGCTGCACGTGGCTAAGCTCCAGCTGGCGGCGGGGCAGAAACTGCTGGTTTCCGGCCCCAACGGTGCGGGCAAAACCACCTTGCTGGATGTACTGGCCGGCCGGTTGGTCCCGGACAGCGGGACCGTCTCGCGCCACGGAGAGCTGGGCTACCTGCCCCAGGAACTCGCCCCGCCGGCCCACCCGACGCACCGGCTGCTGCAGGCCTTCAGCGCCGGGCTGCCCGGCGATACCGAGGAACATGCGGAGAAGCTGCTGGCCCTGGGGCTGTTCCGGACCGTGGACTTCTTTGTGCCCGTCGGGGCGCTGTCCGTGGGGCAGTACCGCCGGCTGGCGCTGGCCCGGCTGCTGGTCGGCCACTACGACGTGCTGCTGTTCGACGAGCCCACCAACCATCTCGCCCCGGCGTTGGTGGGCGAGCTGGAGGAAGCGCTCGCCGCCTACGCTGGAACCCTCGTCATGGTCAGCCACGACCGCCAACTGGGCGCTTGGTTCGCCGGGCGCTTCGGCGGAACCGGTGCCGGCGCGGAACTTCGGCTGGTTGACGGCCGGGTCGCGTCCTTCCCAGTGCCTGTCTGA
- a CDS encoding SRPBCC family protein produces MTAGKFKVDVSLDSTVEGQPVLRFRRRFSHDVERLWRALSEDSELSAWFPCAVRLEQQVGGIVEFRFPDEEPDQGKVLELDPPHLLAFSWDQEVLRWRLQPDAGGSLLMLTNTIQDPAKIANVAAGWHGCLEQLAAFLDGSAGDTGQSHEQLVRHYSQALGQ; encoded by the coding sequence ATGACGGCAGGGAAATTCAAGGTGGACGTCAGTCTGGACAGCACGGTGGAGGGCCAGCCCGTGCTGCGTTTCCGCCGCCGGTTCAGCCACGACGTCGAACGGTTGTGGCGCGCGCTGAGCGAGGACTCGGAACTCTCGGCATGGTTCCCCTGTGCTGTCCGGCTGGAACAGCAGGTTGGCGGCATCGTTGAATTCCGCTTCCCGGATGAGGAACCTGACCAGGGCAAGGTCCTGGAGCTGGATCCGCCGCACCTGCTCGCCTTCAGCTGGGACCAGGAGGTGCTTCGCTGGCGGCTGCAGCCTGATGCCGGCGGCAGCCTGCTCATGCTCACGAACACCATCCAGGATCCGGCCAAGATTGCCAACGTTGCCGCCGGGTGGCACGGTTGCCTTGAGCAGCTGGCCGCGTTCCTCGATGGCTCCGCCGGCGACACCGGGCAGTCTCATGAACAACTCGTGCGGCACTACAGCCAGGCGCTCGGACAGTAA
- a CDS encoding 3-hydroxyacyl-CoA dehydrogenase family protein has product METIDTVPSKVGVLGGGRMGAGIAHAFLTAGAEVVVVERDDDAAEGARRRVTDALLKSVQRGTTSETIEALTQRLSVSVNYNSFGSCGLVVEAVPEDFELKSTALKAVEGQLQPNAWLATNTSSLSVGKLAEQLERPANFCGLHFFNPVPASLLVEVVLAEETSDELGTAARSWVQSLGKTAVVVNDAPGFASSRLGVAIALEAMRMVEEGVASAEDIDAAMVLGYKHPLGPLKTTDIVGLDVRLGIAEYLHSTLGERFAPPQILRDKVAKGELGRKSGKGFFSWDS; this is encoded by the coding sequence ATGGAAACAATAGATACGGTACCTAGCAAAGTAGGCGTGCTCGGCGGCGGCCGCATGGGTGCGGGCATCGCCCACGCCTTCCTGACCGCCGGTGCCGAGGTAGTGGTGGTGGAAAGGGACGACGACGCCGCGGAAGGCGCGCGCCGCCGGGTCACCGATGCGCTGCTCAAGAGCGTGCAGCGGGGCACCACTAGCGAGACCATTGAGGCGCTGACCCAGCGGCTGTCGGTCTCGGTCAACTACAACTCCTTCGGCAGCTGCGGCCTGGTAGTCGAAGCTGTGCCGGAAGACTTCGAACTGAAGTCGACGGCGCTCAAAGCCGTGGAAGGGCAGCTGCAGCCGAACGCCTGGCTGGCCACGAACACCTCGTCGCTCTCGGTGGGCAAGCTCGCCGAACAGCTCGAGCGGCCCGCCAACTTCTGCGGACTGCACTTCTTCAACCCGGTACCGGCTTCACTGCTGGTCGAGGTGGTACTCGCCGAGGAGACCTCGGACGAACTCGGCACCGCAGCACGGTCATGGGTCCAGTCGCTGGGCAAGACCGCCGTCGTCGTCAATGACGCCCCCGGCTTCGCTTCCTCGCGGCTGGGTGTAGCAATCGCCCTGGAAGCCATGCGCATGGTGGAAGAGGGCGTGGCCTCGGCAGAAGACATCGATGCGGCCATGGTTCTCGGCTACAAGCACCCCCTGGGACCCCTGAAGACCACGGACATCGTGGGCCTGGACGTCCGCCTCGGCATCGCCGAGTACCTGCACTCCACCCTGGGGGAGCGCTTTGCGCCGCCGCAGATCCTGCGGGACAAGGTGGCCAAGGGCGAGCTGGGCCGCAAGAGCGGCAAGGGTTTCTTCAGCTGGGATAGCTAG
- a CDS encoding AMP-binding protein has protein sequence MNIDPALKALSAALAGTGPAVEIAPDGTPGPVTSAGLAPETAAVVRTSGSTGTPKATMLGIDALAASSMATAMRLQGEGQWLLTLSPNYVAGLQVLVRSLYAGTRPWVMDLSAGFTPEAFTTAAGELTDRFRLVSLVPTQLHRLLTDPSPQTVQVLRRFDTILLGGARMSDDLRVAARKHSLRIVRTYGMSETCGGCVYDGVPLDGVQLRLDAGRISIGGDVLASGYLDNPELTDAHFSTGPDKDGTAGRWFLTEDLGEMHDGVLTVSGRADDVLITGGVKISAAAVAAAVETVPGVETALVAGVEDPEWGTRVGAAVVGPADDELICRTVREALGPAAVPRILVRLDALPLLANGKPDRLAVARALREAG, from the coding sequence ATGAACATCGATCCGGCGCTGAAAGCACTCTCGGCCGCGCTGGCAGGTACCGGCCCCGCCGTCGAAATCGCACCCGACGGCACGCCCGGGCCGGTCACCTCGGCCGGCCTGGCGCCGGAGACTGCAGCGGTGGTGCGGACCTCGGGTTCCACCGGCACGCCGAAGGCCACCATGCTGGGCATTGATGCGCTGGCGGCGTCCTCGATGGCCACGGCCATGCGGCTGCAGGGCGAGGGCCAGTGGCTGCTGACCCTGAGCCCCAACTATGTGGCCGGCCTGCAGGTGCTGGTACGTTCTCTCTACGCGGGCACCAGGCCCTGGGTGATGGACCTGTCCGCCGGCTTCACCCCGGAGGCGTTCACGACGGCGGCGGGCGAGCTGACGGACAGGTTCCGGCTGGTCTCGCTGGTCCCGACCCAGCTGCACCGGCTGCTCACGGACCCGTCCCCGCAGACGGTCCAGGTGCTGCGGCGCTTCGACACCATCCTGCTCGGCGGCGCCCGGATGTCCGACGATCTGCGCGTGGCGGCCCGTAAGCATTCGCTGCGGATTGTCCGCACCTACGGCATGAGCGAGACCTGCGGCGGCTGTGTTTACGACGGCGTACCGCTGGACGGCGTCCAACTGCGGCTGGATGCCGGCCGGATTTCCATCGGCGGCGACGTGCTGGCCTCGGGCTACCTGGACAATCCCGAGCTGACCGACGCGCACTTCAGTACCGGCCCGGACAAGGACGGTACTGCCGGCCGCTGGTTCCTCACGGAGGACCTGGGTGAAATGCACGACGGCGTGCTGACAGTCAGCGGGCGGGCGGACGATGTGCTCATCACCGGTGGCGTCAAGATCTCCGCCGCCGCCGTCGCCGCGGCCGTCGAGACCGTCCCCGGTGTGGAGACCGCGCTGGTGGCCGGTGTCGAGGACCCGGAGTGGGGCACCCGGGTGGGCGCCGCCGTCGTCGGTCCTGCCGACGATGAGCTGATCTGCCGGACGGTCCGCGAGGCACTGGGGCCGGCCGCGGTGCCGCGTATCCTTGTACGGCTGGACGCCCTGCCGCTGCTGGCCAATGGCAAACCGGACCGGCTGGCCGTGGCGCGGGCGCTGCGCGAAGCCGGCTGA
- a CDS encoding SGNH/GDSL hydrolase family protein has protein sequence MNANFQGRTGLAKRVGALTVLVAGLVAGSVAAPAVAHEESVDLVVLGDSYSAGLGAGTPAPSTFIDDPRCLVTSSGYAEALGERQHSVELTANAACSGAWAGSGPSEPVNEDVPDVPQQIHLATKDGLLGSETDLVTLTAGGNDVQFSRIIGACITQDLQTCKATVKHAEYVARMQVAPALIKDYQQINAAASDATIVVLGYPHLFSTEGATASPLSPEAATVFNDGVDTLNSIIAGSVEYSESAIYVDVTKRFRNHGIGSSEPWIKFDSTDPRAYDNYHPNEKGYEKGYAKVLKPVVRSLQD, from the coding sequence ATGAATGCTAACTTTCAGGGCCGTACCGGCCTGGCTAAGCGCGTTGGGGCGCTGACAGTTCTGGTTGCCGGTCTTGTAGCGGGCTCTGTGGCCGCTCCTGCCGTCGCCCATGAGGAATCCGTTGATCTAGTCGTTCTCGGTGACTCTTATTCCGCAGGCTTGGGCGCCGGCACACCCGCTCCGAGCACCTTTATCGATGACCCAAGGTGCCTGGTCACTTCGTCCGGATATGCCGAAGCGCTTGGCGAGCGGCAGCACTCTGTTGAACTCACGGCCAACGCCGCGTGCTCAGGTGCCTGGGCCGGCAGCGGACCGTCCGAGCCAGTCAATGAGGACGTCCCCGACGTGCCCCAGCAGATTCACCTCGCAACGAAAGATGGCTTGCTTGGATCCGAAACGGACCTCGTGACCCTGACAGCAGGCGGCAACGATGTCCAGTTCAGCCGCATCATCGGTGCCTGCATTACGCAGGATTTGCAGACTTGTAAAGCAACAGTGAAGCACGCCGAGTACGTAGCCAGGATGCAGGTAGCCCCGGCGCTGATCAAGGACTACCAACAGATCAATGCCGCCGCTTCGGACGCCACCATCGTTGTACTTGGGTATCCGCATCTATTCTCAACGGAAGGCGCCACAGCCTCGCCTCTGTCCCCCGAAGCCGCAACGGTCTTCAACGACGGTGTGGACACGCTGAACAGCATCATCGCGGGATCAGTTGAATATTCCGAATCTGCGATCTACGTCGATGTGACAAAGCGATTCAGGAATCATGGGATTGGGTCATCCGAACCGTGGATCAAATTCGATTCCACCGATCCGCGAGCCTACGACAACTACCACCCGAACGAAAAGGGCTATGAGAAGGGCTATGCGAAGGTCCTGAAACCTGTAGTCCGTTCCTTGCAGGACTAG
- a CDS encoding 1,4-dihydroxy-2-naphthoyl-CoA synthase: protein MPEKVSDVFDPAHWREVSGFDFQDMTYHRQVERDASGAVLRDLPTVRIAFNRPEVRNAFRPGTVDELYRALDHARMTPDVATVLLTGNGPSPKDGGHSFCSGGDQRIRGRDGYRYADGETQETIDPARAGRLHILEVQRLMRTMPKVVIAVVNGWAAGGGHSLHVVADLTIASRQHGKFKQTDATVGSFDAGYGSALLARQIGQKAAREIFFLAREYSAEDMVRMGAVNEAVDHERLEETALEYAADIARQSPQAIRMLKFAFNLADDGLAGQQVFAGEATRLAYMTDEAVEGKEAFLEKRDPDWSRFPRYF from the coding sequence CTGCCCGAAAAGGTGTCGGATGTCTTCGACCCCGCCCACTGGCGCGAAGTATCCGGTTTCGATTTCCAGGACATGACGTACCACCGCCAGGTCGAACGCGACGCGTCCGGCGCCGTGCTGCGCGACCTGCCCACCGTGCGCATCGCCTTCAACCGTCCCGAGGTCCGCAACGCCTTCCGGCCCGGCACGGTGGACGAGCTCTACCGGGCGCTGGACCACGCCCGGATGACGCCGGATGTGGCGACCGTCCTGCTGACCGGCAACGGCCCCTCCCCTAAGGACGGCGGGCACTCGTTCTGCTCCGGCGGCGACCAGCGGATCCGTGGCCGCGACGGCTACCGCTACGCCGACGGCGAGACGCAGGAAACCATTGACCCGGCCCGCGCCGGCCGGCTGCACATCCTCGAAGTCCAGCGTCTGATGCGCACCATGCCCAAGGTAGTCATCGCCGTCGTTAACGGCTGGGCGGCCGGCGGCGGCCATAGCCTCCACGTCGTCGCGGACCTGACCATCGCCTCCCGCCAGCACGGAAAGTTCAAGCAGACCGACGCCACCGTCGGCAGTTTCGACGCCGGCTACGGCTCTGCGCTGCTGGCCCGCCAGATCGGACAGAAGGCCGCCCGCGAGATCTTCTTCCTGGCCCGCGAATATTCCGCCGAAGACATGGTCCGGATGGGCGCCGTCAACGAGGCCGTGGACCATGAGCGGCTGGAGGAGACCGCGCTGGAGTACGCCGCGGATATCGCCCGGCAGTCGCCGCAGGCCATCCGCATGCTCAAGTTCGCGTTCAACCTCGCGGACGACGGGCTGGCCGGCCAGCAGGTCTTCGCCGGCGAGGCCACCCGGCTGGCCTACATGACGGATGAGGCTGTGGAGGGCAAGGAAGCCTTCCTGGAAAAGCGCGACCCCGACTGGTCCCGCTTCCCGCGCTACTTCTAA
- a CDS encoding thiolase family protein — translation MAEAFLIGGARTPVGRYGGALSAVRPDDLAALVVKEAVHRAGVDPDAVDEVIFGNANGAGEENRNVARMAWLLAGYGDHVPGITVNRLCASGLSAIIMASHMIKAGAADIVVAGGVESMSRAPWVQEKPMKAFAKPGEQFDTSIGWRFVNERFAKGDLSRDGKMTYSMPETAEEVADVYGISREDADAFAVQSHERAIAAIEGGRLKDEIVPVTVKSRKGTSVVDTDEGPRPGTSLEVLAGLKPIIKPGGVVTAGNSSSLNDGSSAIIVASEAAVKKFGLTPRARIVEGASAGVAPEIMGVGPVPATRKVLDKAGWSVEDLGAVELNEAFATQSLAVLRDLKIDQSIVNNDGGAIALGHPLGSSGSRLVVTLLGRMERENAQRGLATMCVGVGQGTSMIIERV, via the coding sequence ATGGCTGAGGCATTCCTGATTGGCGGGGCCCGTACCCCGGTTGGCCGCTATGGAGGCGCACTGTCCGCGGTACGCCCGGACGATCTGGCCGCGCTCGTGGTCAAGGAAGCCGTGCACCGCGCGGGCGTGGATCCGGACGCCGTGGACGAGGTCATCTTCGGCAACGCCAACGGTGCGGGCGAGGAAAACCGCAACGTCGCGCGCATGGCGTGGCTGCTGGCCGGCTACGGGGACCACGTGCCGGGCATCACCGTCAACCGCCTTTGCGCGTCCGGGCTGAGCGCCATCATCATGGCCTCGCACATGATCAAGGCCGGCGCCGCGGACATCGTTGTGGCCGGCGGCGTCGAGTCCATGAGCCGTGCGCCCTGGGTGCAGGAGAAGCCGATGAAGGCCTTCGCCAAGCCCGGCGAGCAGTTCGATACGTCCATCGGCTGGCGGTTCGTCAACGAGCGCTTCGCCAAGGGCGACCTGTCCCGCGACGGCAAAATGACCTACTCCATGCCGGAGACGGCCGAAGAGGTCGCCGATGTCTACGGCATCTCCCGCGAAGACGCTGACGCCTTCGCCGTGCAGTCGCACGAGCGGGCCATCGCGGCCATCGAGGGCGGCCGGCTGAAGGACGAGATTGTCCCCGTCACGGTCAAGAGCCGCAAGGGCACATCCGTGGTCGACACGGACGAGGGACCGCGCCCGGGTACCAGCCTGGAGGTCCTCGCCGGCCTGAAGCCCATCATCAAGCCCGGCGGCGTGGTCACGGCCGGCAACTCCAGTTCCCTCAACGACGGCTCGTCCGCGATCATCGTGGCCTCGGAGGCGGCCGTGAAGAAGTTCGGCTTGACCCCGCGCGCCCGCATTGTGGAAGGCGCCTCCGCCGGCGTGGCTCCGGAAATCATGGGCGTTGGCCCGGTTCCGGCCACCCGGAAGGTGCTGGACAAGGCCGGCTGGAGCGTCGAGGACCTTGGCGCCGTCGAACTCAACGAAGCCTTCGCCACGCAGTCCCTGGCCGTGCTGCGCGATCTGAAGATTGACCAAAGCATCGTGAACAACGACGGCGGCGCCATCGCTTTGGGGCATCCGCTCGGTTCCAGCGGCTCACGTCTGGTGGTGACGCTGCTGGGCCGGATGGAACGCGAGAACGCCCAGCGCGGCCTGGCCACCATGTGTGTAGGAGTTGGCCAGGGCACCTCGATGATCATCGAGCGGGTCTGA
- a CDS encoding SRPBCC family protein, with translation MAHQLELTQHVNAPAEAVWEVLTDIEGAAGTLSGVTNVEVLTPGPYTEGFRWRETRKMMGKEATEEMWVADAQAPHATTVKAQSGGADYTTRFTLRPVPGGTELTMFFGAEQARPGTLTKLMMAVFGKIGMNAARKAMAQDLKDIAAKAENRA, from the coding sequence ATGGCGCATCAACTGGAGTTGACCCAGCACGTGAACGCACCGGCGGAGGCCGTGTGGGAGGTACTGACGGATATTGAGGGAGCGGCGGGAACGCTGTCCGGCGTGACCAATGTGGAAGTCCTCACGCCCGGCCCCTATACCGAAGGCTTCCGTTGGCGGGAAACCCGGAAAATGATGGGGAAGGAAGCCACCGAAGAGATGTGGGTGGCAGATGCCCAGGCTCCCCACGCCACCACGGTTAAGGCACAGTCCGGCGGCGCCGACTACACCACCCGCTTCACCTTGCGTCCGGTGCCGGGCGGCACGGAACTGACAATGTTCTTCGGTGCCGAGCAGGCCCGCCCGGGCACGCTGACCAAGCTGATGATGGCCGTGTTCGGCAAAATCGGCATGAACGCCGCACGTAAAGCGATGGCGCAGGATTTGAAGGACATCGCGGCCAAGGCCGAAAACCGCGCCTGA
- a CDS encoding VOC family protein, which yields MTYNLQIVVDCADPHSQADWWAETLGWTLEGTDPDFIKKMIAQGHAREEDTTTHNGRLVWRAGAAISPPGEKDLPDRRRILFQPVPEPKTVKNRLHWDMRLAGDDRDVVRARLEARGAKFLYDAQQGPYSWYTMADPEGNEFCLT from the coding sequence ATGACCTACAACTTGCAGATAGTCGTGGATTGCGCCGATCCCCATAGCCAGGCCGACTGGTGGGCCGAAACCCTGGGCTGGACGCTGGAGGGAACGGACCCGGACTTCATCAAGAAAATGATCGCCCAGGGCCACGCCCGCGAGGAAGACACCACCACGCATAACGGCAGGCTGGTTTGGCGGGCCGGCGCCGCCATCTCTCCGCCGGGGGAAAAGGACTTGCCCGACCGCCGGCGGATCCTCTTCCAGCCGGTCCCCGAACCGAAAACGGTGAAGAACAGGCTGCACTGGGATATGCGCCTTGCCGGCGACGACAGGGACGTGGTCCGGGCGCGGCTCGAAGCCCGCGGTGCCAAGTTCCTGTACGACGCCCAGCAGGGACCGTACAGCTGGTACACCATGGCCGATCCGGAAGGCAACGAATTCTGCCTCACGTGA
- a CDS encoding 1,4-dihydroxy-2-naphthoate polyprenyltransferase, producing MATVAQWIEGARPRTLPMAAAPVIVGSAAAFDLEAFDPTRALLALLIALLFQIGVNYANDYSDGIRGTDDVRVGPIRLTASGVASPKSVKFAAFGCFGLALLAGLALIILSQTWPLLLVGAGCVIAAWGYTGGSNPYGYRGLGEVFVFLFFGIVATMGTTYTQALQVSWASFVGAVGTGLIATALLMANNVRDIPTDREVGKITLAVRLGDEAARISYVMMLAVAILLPLVLVNDHPWILLVLLLAPVCLMPSWVMLKGKKRKDLIPVLKQTGIINLCFAVAFSLGLALTRLM from the coding sequence GTGGCTACAGTTGCCCAATGGATTGAAGGCGCACGCCCCCGCACGCTGCCGATGGCGGCTGCCCCGGTCATCGTGGGCAGCGCCGCGGCCTTCGACCTCGAGGCCTTCGACCCGACGCGGGCCTTGCTGGCGCTGCTGATCGCCCTGCTGTTCCAGATCGGTGTCAACTATGCCAACGACTACTCCGACGGCATCCGCGGCACCGACGACGTCCGGGTGGGGCCCATCCGCCTGACCGCTTCGGGCGTGGCCTCGCCGAAGTCGGTGAAATTCGCGGCGTTCGGCTGCTTCGGGCTGGCATTACTCGCCGGACTGGCCCTGATTATTTTGTCCCAGACCTGGCCGCTGCTGCTGGTGGGGGCCGGCTGTGTCATCGCCGCGTGGGGCTACACCGGCGGCAGCAACCCCTACGGCTACCGGGGCCTGGGCGAAGTCTTCGTGTTCCTGTTTTTCGGCATCGTGGCCACCATGGGCACCACCTACACCCAGGCCCTGCAGGTCAGCTGGGCTTCCTTTGTGGGTGCCGTGGGCACGGGATTGATCGCCACGGCGCTGCTGATGGCCAACAACGTACGGGACATTCCCACGGACCGCGAGGTCGGGAAGATCACCCTGGCCGTCCGGCTGGGCGACGAGGCCGCGCGGATCAGCTACGTGATGATGCTGGCCGTTGCCATCCTGCTGCCGCTGGTCCTGGTCAACGACCATCCGTGGATCCTGCTGGTGCTGCTGCTGGCCCCGGTGTGCCTGATGCCCAGCTGGGTCATGCTCAAGGGCAAGAAGCGCAAGGACCTGATCCCGGTGCTCAAGCAGACCGGCATCATCAACCTGTGCTTCGCCGTCGCCTTCTCGCTGGGTCTGGCGCTGACGCGGTTGATGTAG
- a CDS encoding enoyl-CoA hydratase/isomerase family protein has translation MLFDAHEFSTLLVEEREDRIHVQLNRPEVRNAIDQAMVNELHAICAVLERQPRIMILSGTQVNGKGIFASGADIAQLRERRREDALAGINSTIFNRIAQLPMPVIAALDGYALGGGAELAYAADFRLATPSVKIGQPETNLGIMAAAGATWRLKELVGEPLAKEILLAGRILGAQEALAVHLVTEVHEADVLIDAAHALADRIGTQDPLAVRITKSVFHTPREVHPVIDTIAQGILFESEAKFDRMQAFLDKSAAKRAAKEKQTESK, from the coding sequence ATGCTGTTCGACGCACACGAATTCTCCACCCTGCTGGTCGAAGAGCGCGAAGACCGGATCCATGTCCAGCTGAACCGGCCGGAGGTCCGCAATGCTATCGACCAGGCCATGGTCAATGAACTGCACGCCATCTGCGCGGTGCTGGAGCGCCAGCCGCGGATCATGATCCTCTCCGGCACGCAGGTCAACGGCAAGGGGATCTTCGCCTCAGGTGCGGATATCGCGCAACTGCGCGAACGCCGTCGTGAGGATGCCCTTGCCGGGATCAACTCGACCATCTTCAACCGGATCGCCCAGCTGCCCATGCCGGTCATCGCCGCCCTGGACGGCTATGCCCTCGGCGGCGGGGCCGAACTGGCCTACGCCGCGGACTTCCGCCTGGCCACGCCAAGCGTGAAGATCGGTCAGCCCGAGACCAATCTGGGCATCATGGCAGCCGCGGGAGCTACCTGGCGCCTGAAGGAACTGGTCGGCGAACCGCTAGCCAAGGAAATCCTGCTGGCCGGCCGCATCCTCGGTGCGCAGGAAGCGCTCGCGGTGCACCTGGTTACGGAGGTCCACGAGGCCGACGTCCTGATCGACGCCGCTCACGCGCTGGCGGACCGGATCGGGACGCAGGACCCGCTGGCCGTCCGGATCACCAAGAGCGTGTTCCACACTCCGCGGGAAGTCCATCCCGTTATCGACACCATCGCGCAGGGAATCCTGTTCGAATCCGAAGCCAAATTCGACCGCATGCAGGCGTTCTTGGATAAGAGCGCTGCCAAGCGCGCGGCCAAGGAAAAGCAGACAGAAAGCAAGTAA